In Trichomycterus rosablanca isolate fTriRos1 chromosome 5, fTriRos1.hap1, whole genome shotgun sequence, the sequence cagagaaatctcagtctgtgaaAAATTAATCActtatcagtgcacccttagtgcaggtcccaagtctggataaataggagggcTGTGTCAGAAAGTGCAttcagtgtaaaaactgtgccaaatcaagtaTGTGgttgaatgatctgctgtggcgacccttAACGGGAGCTGCTTAaaggaatcattcattcatttatttatgctgccatcaaggcaacaTTTTTTCCCTGATGTCCATGATTATTTTAGCAGTGGCTTTGTGGACAcagcatgtgcttgactggcctgcctgtattccagatctgtctcctattgagaACGTATGGTGCATTATGAAGAGTAGAATTAGACAGTGGTAATGAGACCATGGAGCAGCTGAGGTCTCAGTGTAATTATTGGGAAAGATgataaacagtggtaaacttgtCTCTCTCCCAGCTTTTGTTGCAGGCAATTATAAATTAGTTTatctttacaaaatataatttagttggtcagtgaaaacattgaaaatcgtttctttgtgtttttgtcagttaaataaaggttcaagagtattaacaaatcacagattcttgcgttattgcattttacaaaatgtcccaacttttctggaaatggggtttgtatattaACAGAGTAAACTGTgtggtacaaaataaaaatatactttgttaaatgttgttaaaaaaagtatttgatgTATCAAACTTATCCTAGACATGGCTTGTAATTGCCGTTTATGGTCACTATACCTTATTAGTGTTCTAAGTTAATTATTGTTGTTAGAAGTTATGGACTACTGAGTAGCAGAAGGAGCTATTGTATATAGGATAGCAGTGTAGCAGAGGTAAAATCACACTGGTATTTTACCTTTGACAATGGTAAAATCAAACTCAACTGTGTTTCTGGCTGTTAATCTATAAATATTtggaaaaacattaacattttcttttctggcacagattaaGATGCCATTATGGCTCAGAGGGCTGGAAGCGGGCAGAAGTGTGGAGTCCCTGCTATATTTGTATGTCTGGCAGCACTTCTTTGTGCCAATCTGCTTCTCTATATCTACCTGGATGCTTTCTATGAAACGACTGCTCCCCCCTCAGCACACATACATTGTCCACCAAGCTACTTTAGAGTGGGCACTATGACTAACTGTACCCGCTGGCTGCAGTGCCCTGAGATTCACACTAATGTTCGTCGCCTTAAGCTTATTGGACAGGGAGCTGTGAAGCAGGTACAGCTTTTTCtaatttttttgttattcttaaatgtttattaaatgtttattttacactACAGCATATTCTTATAGCAGTTGTTTTGTTTTCCTGTGTTAATTGATTGGTATAATGGCAATTACATGCATTAAATCAGATTCACAACAAAATCACTAGTGggagggtctgaatactttctgaatccactgtacatTGTACTATAGGTAATGTGGCAGTGGAGCAGgggtttacattttcagcatttagcagacgcttttatccaaagcgacttacacaatgagtggaacatgatgagcaattgagggttaagggccttgctcagggacccaaatTAAATTTGGTTTAAATCTCACCTCCAGTCATTGTATGTAAAGTGTTTCCATTTAGCAGGCTTCTTACCCACTGTGACTTTGATCAGGATAACGCAATTACTAAGATAAATTAATATTGCCTAATTTGCCCCAACCCCCCTTTCCCTCGAATGAGGCAGTTTTCTAGTGTATTTGCCAAACAgataaatgtcatttatttatgtgtctGAATTATCATGGCTCTTCATGTGTGTTTCAGGTGTATTTATCAGAGTGGCAGGGGCAAAAAGTAGCCCTGTGCATCTTGGCATCAGAGCAGTATAAAGCTGATTTTCTTCATGGAGTGTCCATGCTGTGTTCATTGCAGAGTGCTCGTGTGGTATCACTAATTGGCATGTGTGAAGAAAATGGAGTGTTCGTTACTGAGTACCACCCTCTGGGTTCAGCACTGACACTTGATGCTATTCTTGCTAAGGATCATTACCGAAGTCAAGACACCTGGCAAACCCGGCTGCGACTGGCACTTGACTATGTTGCTTTTCTGGTGTTTTTACACAACAGTCCAGTGGGCACCCGTGTTATGTGTGACTCAAATGACCTGCACAAAACACTGAGTCAGTTTTTGCTAACCTCTGACCTGCGGCTTCTGGCAAACGACTTGGATGCTCTTCCGCTTGTGGAGCCTGGGGGTCAGGGAATAAAGTGTGGTCACAATCAGCTGGTAGGGGAGTTTGTTGCCCCAGAGCAACTATGGCCTTACGGAGAGGATGTGCCTTTCTCAGATGACCTCATGCCTGGCTATGATGAAAAGACAGACATGTGGAAGATTCCAGATGTGACCCGTTTCTTGCTGGGTCATGTCCCAGGCAGTGATGTTCTTCACTTACACCTTTTTCAGGTCCATGCAGAGTGTAAAAGACAGGATCCTAGGCTACGACCATCAGCGCATGAGGTTTTGAGCGTGTATCGCACGGTTTATGACAGCATGAATGAAAGTCACATGGAAAATGTGAGAGAAATGCTGTGAATGTTATATAATGCATTTCAAATGTTGATGACAGAATGACAGAGTGAGTTCAGAGATAGTTAGAATGTAATGATTGAGGTTCAGTAGTGTTTATTAGGAGAATAGGCAAATAACTTTTACTGTATGAACTTTTTCAGAACAACTATTGAATGCAtctaataaagtttaaaaagtgcttttatttagtATCgtctacattcttttttttattaaaacagtggCATGGCAGAATACTTTATATAGCAACATTTTGTATACATCCAATATCACTTACAGTATTAATGGAATACAGTTTAGACAGAGCACATTCACTCATAACAATCTAATATCAATATAATTAGAATCACACCCACATGCTTTACCATGAGGATAGTTTTCTTCTGGTCATAAGGCTCACCTTTATTGCACCAGATAAACTTCTGGACAGTAATCCCAGTTGAGTATCTAAGAATGTTTAAGGTCTTAAAAATCTTATACCAATTGCCTTTTGGGTGCAATGAAATTAGCTTTTTTTAGATTTGGCAAAAgcctcttaattttttttaccatggttgcAATACACCTTGAACACATTGTCTGGGTGGTGTTTGTATAGCACATCGCAGCTGAACCAAATTGAGGGTTGTTATTACAGTAAATTCCCAATGGTTTAGTAAGGTTGCAACCCAACTTTAAGTCATATAGACTAGCAGTAGGTCTTAAGAATACtaatattatgtaggggttaAATGATTGCAATTTGACAGTATTGACAAAATtaaacatctgtggagagacaTGAAGATGACAGTTTATGGATGCTTACGATCCAGTTTGATGGAGCTTAAGTTTGATAGATCtgtcatgaagaatgggataaactgcccaaatctatgtgtgcaaagcttgtagagatgcATCCAAgtagacttgcagctgtaaaagTGTTATCTAAAAAGATTGAATCAAGGGTCTGAATCATTTTGTAAATAACatttttcagtttttgatttttaatttaaaaaaaactaaactagcacaccagcgcgaCACcccagttcgaatctcggctctgctaccagtcggctgggtgccatctagctggcacaattgatggtgcctgcagcagacaaaaattgtCCACCGTGTCTACTGGGTGGGAAAATGACCAgactgggtggggtcttcaaacgctgtgcaagaacccttgttagcagaccgaggcgcctgtgcagaaagtagATGAGCCTCGTGTGAATCCACTGAAGTGCGGGCGTATAAGAAGGGGTCCGCAAGGACTGCACATGCATCAGAGGGGACatgagcaggcaaatataccgtCCTCTAATgaaatcgggatccccagcagcagaagacaaattgaatacattaaatcgggagaaaatgcataaataaatagaaaaaaacaaacaaaaacattttttcactttgtcattaggGTGATCAAGTGAAGATTGTTGGGTAAAATGGCagttatatccattcaaaatcaaactgACCAGACGGCCACTTTGTAGCCGTGTTAGAATTATTGGGTTTGAGGTGGGGTCAGCACCCTGGGAAACCACTGGGCGCAAAGCAAGATAACACCCTGGGCAAGGCACTAATCCATCTTATGCAAGTTTTcgggaggtgggaggaaaattgAGTACCTGGAGTAAAACCAGACAAGCACTTATTACATACAGTGACTATAGTTGAGAACTGAATCCAGTTGCAATTCTTGTCTAATCACACATACAGCAGATGACGTACATGCTGAtgatggacagtggtagcctagtgggtagagctttgggttatcaatcgaaaggttgagagtgtaaatcccggctctgccatgctgccactgttgggtgcttgagcaaggtccttaaccctcttagctccaggggcgctgtacaatggctgaccttgtgctctgaccccagcttccaaacaagctgtactgtacatctaaactgcctggccaaaaaaaaggtcacacactctaatatttggttggaccgcctttagctttgattacagcacgcattcgctgtggcatcgttgtacaagcttctgcaatgtcacaacatttatttctgtccagagttgcattaatttttccccaagatcttgtattgatgatgggagatttggaccactgcacaaagtcttctccagcacatcccaaagattctcaatggggttcatgtctggactctgtggtggccaatccatgtgtgaaaatgatgtctcatgctccctgaaccactctttcacaatttgagcccgatgaatcctggcattgtcatcttggaatatgcccgtgccatcaggaaagaaaaaatccatagatggaataacctggtcgttcagtatattcaggtcagctgacctcattctttgggcacataacgttgctgaacctagacctgaccaactgcagcaaccccagatcatagcactgcccccacaggcttgtacggtaggcactaggcatgatgggtgcatcacttcagccgcctctcttcttaccctgatgcacccatcactctggaacagggtaaatctggactcatcagaccacatgaccttcttccattgctccagagtccaatctttatgctccctagcaaattgaagccgtttttgccggttagccctactgacaagtggttttcttaaggttacgcagctgtttagtcccaattccttgagttcccttcacattgtgcgtgtggaaatgctcttactttcactattaaacatatccctgagttctactgtagtttttctaccatttgatttcaccaaacgtttaagtgatcgccgatcacgatcattcaagatttttttccgaccacattccttcatcgaagatgatgtttccccactgtccttccactttttaataatgcgttggacagttcttaacccgattttagtagtttcagcgatctccttagatgttttctctgcttgatgcatgccaataatgtgacccttctgaaacagatcagaacatcttttccacgaacacaggatgtgtctttcgacatggttctttaacaaatgagaggctactcactgcatcagttagggttaaataacctgttgccagctgaaacataagcacacatgcagtaattatccaatgggaggttCTTAcatatttgcttagttaaatccaggtggtgacccatttttttggccaggcagtgtatatatgtatatatgacaaataaaggcattctattctatgctTTTTAGGCAGTTCACTATCCTGCAGAGCTTTTAGTATTCCCAGCTTTTAGAGTGGATCTGAGAAACCTTCAGGAGCTGGATCAGGTGTGCTGGACTGGGTGAAAAGTGAAAGCTCTGCTGGGCTGTGGGCCTCCAGAACTGGGAGCTGAGCGGTGTGTCTTTAACATTTACCCGTGTGAAGAAGGAACCGGAAATACGTCACGTGTTGTCTATTGGTACTGGCTCCGGTGGGTTGTTTGCAGTAATGGAGGTAGTTGGGTGTTTGTAATTTCGAGCCTGCTGTTTTGCCAGGAGTCCGTTACTGACCGCTAGCAAACGAGCGGACGCTTAAAAGTGGGTCTGGGAGTCGGTCTGTGCGGCAGGTTTGGTCAAAACGGAGCCACCGAGCGCAGCCCCGCCATAATGAGCTCGGAGCAGCCGAGCAGCAGCGACCCGGAGGAGCCTGAGCCCAGCAGCATCCGAGCCGACCCGTCCGAACCGCTTCACCTggagaaggaggaggaagaggaggagaatGAGAATGAGAATGGCGGCTCTACAGATTCAACTCCATTCGATCAGCATAAGTATGACAGGACGGATGGTAGCTCTCGGCCTGAAGCAGCAGCTAAAGAGACTGGAGGAGCACCGAGCCTTAGGAGCTCCAGCAGCCGGGACTCGATCTTCTCCTGGCTGAGGAAGCGCAGTGTGCGCACGGGTCCTATAGTGGATCCAGCCCGCGATAACTTTCGGACTATGACTCGCCTTTATTCATCTATGAGTCCCGCTGCAGACTCAGTAAACCTCAACACCCAGACTCACGGTGCAGTGTTTAATCTGGAGTACTCACCTGATGGGTAAGACTTCTTTTCTGCAAACTCACCCCACACCTGCAGCTCGATGTAGGGAAGTACTAAATTTACATGCACTTGAAAGTGGCATggatagggtgaccatatttatttttttttaaaagaggacacttgacaggatggcagcatgggccagACTGACACCTGCACTGGGCTGGAAGTTTGGTTGGGGGTAGATGGCAAAACCATTTCATGTAACTGGTGGCAacatggcaatgtgtataaagtagggtattaaatatttgacaaatgcatgttcagtggcggctcctgccaaatctctcagggggggcaattgttgcgatgatggccaaggtgacctgttcaatgggtaaattaaagcttaaataattaacatattaagttatctgtcagtttgccctcacaaataactttaaacatggagagagaccagctttaccattaatcataaatcatgaaatgaagtaaagccttcacactaacaatttaattcagtcttcatcagatagcattttactttaggtgcagcagatccagaataaagactggcattggggctgatgtgcaatgaataaagaagtacaatgaagcaattggggagatacaataagtgcaatcacaattcacaatttaaaaaatacattacttacttgttatttacttgtaacttatataatttccccccctttgtagatgcttgatgtttaaatttggtctgggtggccctaattcttaagttgctaatttatcctgattacacgatggagttgctccgaactgaggtaatggtagtcatggtgacgagatcacgacaccaggttacatgtgacgcaagcacgtaagtgcgagccctcccggaagccattcagaatgtattgcagtgcctgcagttcgaaaaaaagagctttaacatgagagtctatgagagcaatccggggcgattttcagttagactgaagtcgccccaaaaggggcggtactgtacggaacacaactcgacgctgattggattACGATATTCAAAGGCTGTCCAGAACAGttacagctgtgatagaaaaatttcttccctttcgtcctttggtggtgcttcgcccgatcgccctaaggaacgagccgcccctgtgCATGTTACAACTATGTAAACTTCCATGTAAATAAACAGCTAATTTTTTACaaaacaactaacaaatgcatttatggtcaCATAATCTTATTTCAATTCAGCgggacggcacagtggctcagtgggtagcactgtcacctcacagcaagaaggtcctgggttagatccccaggtggggtggtctgggtccttactgtgtggagtttgcatgttctccccgtgtctgtgtggttttccccgggagctctggtttcctcctacagtccaaagacatgcaagtaaggttaattggagatactaaattgtccgtgactgtgtttgatattaaacttgtaaactgatgaatcttgtgtaaccagtaactaccatttctgtaaTGAGTGtgaccaaagagtgtaaaatatgacgttacaatcttaataaataaatacttttagccctaaacaataataacaacaaataaaattgtTTATCAGTAGGGCTATTTTGACAAAATGTGCCGCTATCACAGTGTTGACAATTACCTCTATCTTAGTACGGGCatttggaaatgtttgtgctgtttCAGAATCAGGGAAAGGATCAGGCTTTTTAACAAGGCATACATGCAGTCCATTTGTAGCTGTTGTGATGTTTCGtggtgtaaaatgcaaaaactccctctgcagcagtaacaacatcTTTGCTGTTACCATGTCTTTACCTGACAATCTCTCTCCTTTAGtttcagttttgtgttttgctgaactggcaCCTTTATTTAACAGTCATGTATTctttgcaggtcatgcattCTGCTATCCAAGGATCCCAaccagattttttttctgtaattcgtCTGTGAATTTTGATTTGCATTTGGGCATTTTTTTAAGTAGTGCAAGAAGACAGGACCCAAAGAGCAAGatgaaatcagtgcaaaaacacacaaagaatagTTCTGAATCCTGGACATTATTGGTAATTTTCTATCTCCAAGAGACTTTGCAGGGTAACACAAGTTCACATATCACCATGAGATAGTTTTAATAAGGAAATCTaagaaaattaaacacaaaacaatttTTTGCACAAAACAGATTTTAAAATTAATCCAGTTActtcttacattaaaaatatgatataaataaaacagtagCCCGACCATTTTTGTTAACAATAAgtgttttatctgtttttagGTCAGTGCTGACTGTGGCCTGTGAGCAGACAGAGGTGCTCCTGTTTGATCCTCTTTCATCCAAACACATCAAAACATTGGTGGAGGCGCATGAGGATTGTGTGAACAATATCAGGTAGATCCAACACAATTACACAGACGCCAGAAGTTGGACATCAACACACTGCTAGCATTGCTTATTCAGAATTGTTTGTGTACTTTTAAAACAGGCTAGTAAGAATACATTAAGAAATAAACACGGAAAAGTCATGTACAATAGCTTACAGATTGTAAACAAGCATAGAGAGTATATGTTATGTGCATCCATGTACTTTTGCTTTGTTACTCataaatgatgttttttttttattatattaatcaaTGACTCCTTTCAGTTGCTCCCATTAACGGTCTTcacataaatactgtatatttatcgGAGCGTTCCATTTTTTTCCTTTGTTCTCATGTCCAGGTTCGATGTCTGTGTGTCCATTGTAGGTGTTTTCGATAGTGAACAGAAGTTAACAAGGGCAAATCGACAAGCCTGGGACTAGGCAGTCTCTTACACAGAAGGGTTTTATGCACTGTGTTGTGACTTATTTACCTAATCAGCAACTAGGTGTCAATCAgacagcattaatcaaacaatgGCTATATTGACATTACTAATAATGACCTTTATACTTTCCTTCTGGTCATGGGAGAGAGCCCAACATTTTGATCAAAGGCCTTAGCCcagcgatggattggcgctctgtccagggtgttcctacCTTGCACCCACCCAGTGACTTTTCAATTTTCAGTAACTGAAAAAGTATTTTTGTATTGTTGAATATCTTTAGATACATAtttgttattgtatttatttacaatccatttcaattcaGTTATACACTCTTAATTCATTTAGTTTGATTTCAGATTGTATGTCATTTTAATGCACTTGGCTTATCTTCAGACTCTCATGCCCATTCTCATTGCCATTACCCATGCATCATATATCTGTCAGTGTAACGGGTTGTTTTTGTGGGGTGTAGAGATAAACTAATTCTATACTTCTGCTGCCAGGTTCCTGGATAACCGGTTGTTTGCGACCTGCTCTGACGACACCACAATTGCACTGTGGGACTTAAGAAAGCTGAACTCGAAAGTGTGTTCATTGCATGGCCATGCTAGCTGGGTGAAGAATATCGAGTATGACACCCACACACGCTTGCTTGTTACATCTGGCTTTGATGGAAATGTCATAACCTGGGACACAAAcaggtatgtatgtatgtatgtaacagGGTTTAAAACTTTGGTGATGCATTATGTGCTGCTTGTCTACAAAGGGCACTAGCTGTTGTgtctatatttatgtgtgtaggTTTACAGAGGATGGCTGTCCACATAAGAAGTTCTTTCACACACGCTACCTTATGCGCATGCGTCTTACTCCAGACTGCAGTAAAATGCTTATCTCCACATCCTCTGGCTACTTGCTCATCTTACATGACCTTGACCTCACCCAGAGCCTAGAAGTCGGCAGCTACCGCATCCTCCGTGCCCGCCGCGCCCCACTTagcacaggtacacacagacACCTATGTAAAGTGCACACATTGTACAGGACATTACTGTTTATAATATGGAATGCACAAATGTGGGTGGTATAGCCAAACTTTttcctttaaataattttaaactaCAGTAGTGGTAAATGTTACAGTAATGATCTGTAAGGTTTGTTTGCTTGTCTTAGCTTAAATATGcatttttagttatttataaaATTCCTTTTTTGTGGCTTTGTCATTTTACATAAGGCGTGGTTATTTTACCTGTCCACAGATCACTAGCTGTGTGGAATTCAAAATTGTGGCTTTGCTTTTCATATTTACTAGCAGCGGATTCACAGGCATGAATtgaaaatgactagattggaagataAAGGGGAAGAAATCCAAAAAAAGAAAGTGATTAGAACCATAACAAGGCTCATAGAAtgtgaataattaaaaatgttaataatctttttaaaataagataTTTTTGGAATGGAAAGATGATTTGTCATGTAT encodes:
- the pomk gene encoding protein O-mannose kinase, producing the protein MAQRAGSGQKCGVPAIFVCLAALLCANLLLYIYLDAFYETTAPPSAHIHCPPSYFRVGTMTNCTRWLQCPEIHTNVRRLKLIGQGAVKQVYLSEWQGQKVALCILASEQYKADFLHGVSMLCSLQSARVVSLIGMCEENGVFVTEYHPLGSALTLDAILAKDHYRSQDTWQTRLRLALDYVAFLVFLHNSPVGTRVMCDSNDLHKTLSQFLLTSDLRLLANDLDALPLVEPGGQGIKCGHNQLVGEFVAPEQLWPYGEDVPFSDDLMPGYDEKTDMWKIPDVTRFLLGHVPGSDVLHLHLFQVHAECKRQDPRLRPSAHEVLSVYRTVYDSMNESHMENVREML
- the wdr32 gene encoding DDB1- and CUL4-associated factor 10 isoform X2; the encoded protein is MSSEQPSSSDPEEPEPSSIRADPSEPLHLEKEEEEEENENENGGSTDSTPFDQHKYDRTDGSSRPEAAAKETGGAPSLRSSSSRDSIFSWLRKRSVRTGPIVDPARDNFRTMTRLYSSMSPAADSVNLNTQTHGAVFNLEYSPDGSVLTVACEQTEVLLFDPLSSKHIKTLVEAHEDCVNNIRFLDNRLFATCSDDTTIALWDLRKLNSKVCSLHGHASWVKNIEYDTHTRLLVTSGFDGNVITWDTNRFTEDGCPHKKFFHTRYLMRMRLTPDCSKMLISTSSGYLLILHDLDLTQSLEVGSYRILRARRAPLSTGSSTGPRTPGSRHGNDSKAHSHREGMSPRNSLEVLTPEIPGERDRGNCITSLQLHPKGWATLLRCSSNSDDQEWTCVYEFQEGSPPRIPQSPRCSLRLTHYIEEANVGRGYIKELCFSPDGRLICSPYGYGVRLLAFDERCAELEECVPVQTAVLREVRSIYSHSDVVLTSKFSPTHCQLASGCLSGRVALYQPHF
- the wdr32 gene encoding DDB1- and CUL4-associated factor 10 isoform X1, with the protein product MSSEQPSSSDPEEPEPSSIRADPSEPLHLEKEEEEEENENENGGSTDSTPFDQHKYDRTDGSSRPEAAAKETGGAPSLRSSSSRDSIFSWLRKRSVRTGPIVDPARDNFRTMTRLYSSMSPAADSVNLNTQTHGAVFNLEYSPDGSVLTVACEQTEVLLFDPLSSKHIKTLVEAHEDCVNNIRFLDNRLFATCSDDTTIALWDLRKLNSKVCSLHGHASWVKNIEYDTHTRLLVTSGFDGNVITWDTNRFTEDGCPHKKFFHTRYLMRMRLTPDCSKMLISTSSGYLLILHDLDLTQSLEVGSYRILRARRAPLSTEGSSTGPRTPGSRHGNDSKAHSHREGMSPRNSLEVLTPEIPGERDRGNCITSLQLHPKGWATLLRCSSNSDDQEWTCVYEFQEGSPPRIPQSPRCSLRLTHYIEEANVGRGYIKELCFSPDGRLICSPYGYGVRLLAFDERCAELEECVPVQTAVLREVRSIYSHSDVVLTSKFSPTHCQLASGCLSGRVALYQPHF